One region of Chryseobacterium muglaense genomic DNA includes:
- a CDS encoding sensor histidine kinase has protein sequence MKPLLSKTTKPFIIYVLIVLTISIPVYYFVVDFIWQEELDEHNIIVAEKTSYEFNKTNISAEEIQQNITLWNKIQPGTNIERIHSSQIKPDTIFTEEKLKPFSADKKIERYRCLRKVIYIKNVPYLFTIETNIEETKDTVMIIGIVTGFFFILIVVGLFILNRRLSKTIWEPFRDTLGKLKKFNLNTNNQINFNKTDTIEFEELNESLRKLIDHSVSVFKGQKEFTENASHELQTPLAIIKNKLDILLQSKDLTDEHYAIIEEINIALSRSSRINKNLLLLAKIENSQFNIVEMDVYELIDHSVENLEEHINQKSIVFSSDMHKHVKSKGNISLTEILINNLLINAIKHTHQGGNIHVKLESGYFMVSNSGTESLNPELIFTRFKRFSNDNSGSGLGLAIIKEICRFQNWEINYDFKNNFHHFSVKF, from the coding sequence ATGAAACCACTATTAAGTAAAACCACAAAACCGTTTATTATATATGTATTAATTGTATTGACGATAAGCATTCCTGTTTATTATTTTGTGGTTGACTTTATTTGGCAGGAAGAATTAGACGAGCACAATATTATTGTTGCTGAGAAAACTTCGTATGAATTTAATAAAACAAATATCAGTGCGGAAGAAATTCAGCAAAATATTACTTTATGGAATAAAATTCAGCCGGGAACTAATATTGAAAGAATACATTCGAGCCAGATCAAACCGGATACGATTTTCACGGAAGAAAAACTTAAACCCTTTTCTGCAGATAAAAAAATCGAACGGTACAGGTGTTTAAGAAAAGTAATTTATATCAAAAATGTACCTTATCTATTTACGATAGAAACCAATATTGAAGAAACCAAAGACACCGTAATGATTATCGGCATTGTTACAGGTTTTTTCTTTATTCTGATTGTTGTCGGTCTTTTTATTTTAAACAGAAGGTTATCTAAAACTATTTGGGAACCCTTCCGCGATACTTTAGGGAAATTAAAAAAATTCAACCTGAATACCAATAATCAAATCAACTTTAATAAAACAGATACTATCGAATTTGAAGAGCTAAACGAATCATTACGCAAATTGATTGATCACAGTGTTTCTGTTTTTAAAGGTCAAAAAGAATTTACAGAAAATGCTTCTCATGAGCTGCAAACTCCACTTGCCATTATAAAAAACAAATTAGATATTTTACTGCAAAGCAAAGACTTAACCGATGAGCATTATGCCATCATCGAAGAAATTAACATTGCATTAAGCAGAAGTTCAAGAATTAATAAAAATCTTCTTTTACTGGCAAAGATCGAAAACAGCCAATTTAATATTGTCGAAATGGATGTTTACGAACTCATCGATCACTCTGTCGAAAATCTGGAAGAGCATATCAATCAAAAAAGCATTGTTTTTTCGTCTGATATGCATAAGCACGTTAAATCTAAAGGGAATATTTCTCTTACGGAGATTTTAATTAATAATCTTTTAATCAATGCAATAAAACACACACATCAAGGTGGAAATATTCATGTTAAATTAGAATCCGGATATTTTATGGTATCTAATTCTGGAACGGAAAGCCTCAATCCGGAATTAATATTCACAAGATTTAAAAGGTTTTCAAATGATAATAGTGGAAGCGGTCTTGGCCTTGCCATTATAAAAGAAATTTGCCGATTTCAGAATTGGGAAATTAACTACGATTTTAAAAATAATTTTCACCATTTTTCTGTGAAATTTTAA
- a CDS encoding phosphatase PAP2 family protein — protein MSNYHQIKTASLFILILIFGNCKAQTNDTVQVQEIQKDSTIILNTEKNTLSYKKLIVPTALIGYGVASLSVNGLKKLNFSTRDEINEHQPDHIRLDNYSQFAPAALVYGLNAFGVEGKHNFRDRSIIYGTSMMITSAFVLPLKHVTKEERPDQSNNLSFPSGHTAIAFASAQFMYREYKDTNFLLGISGYSLAIFTGVYRMFNDKHWFGDVVAGAGFGILSTELSYWLFPKINHLLGGENKNSSAMVMPFYQNKSVGIGFVKSF, from the coding sequence ATGTCAAATTATCATCAAATAAAAACAGCCAGTCTTTTTATTTTAATATTAATTTTTGGAAATTGTAAGGCTCAGACGAATGATACAGTTCAGGTTCAGGAAATTCAAAAAGACAGCACAATTATACTGAATACCGAAAAAAATACATTAAGCTATAAAAAATTAATTGTTCCTACAGCGCTTATAGGATATGGGGTTGCCAGTTTAAGTGTAAATGGTTTAAAAAAATTAAATTTTTCTACAAGAGACGAAATTAATGAACATCAACCCGACCATATCAGACTTGATAATTATTCCCAATTTGCACCTGCAGCTTTGGTTTATGGTCTAAATGCATTCGGGGTAGAAGGGAAGCATAATTTCCGTGACAGAAGTATTATTTACGGAACATCGATGATGATAACTTCTGCATTTGTATTGCCTTTGAAACACGTCACCAAAGAAGAAAGACCCGACCAATCTAACAATCTGTCGTTTCCTTCCGGTCATACTGCGATTGCATTTGCGTCTGCGCAGTTTATGTACAGAGAATATAAAGATACCAATTTTTTACTCGGAATTTCAGGGTATTCTTTAGCTATTTTCACTGGAGTTTACAGAATGTTTAATGACAAGCATTGGTTTGGAGATGTAGTTGCCGGAGCAGGTTTTGGAATTCTTTCGACAGAATTGTCGTATTGGTTATTTCCAAAAATTAATCATCTTCTGGGAGGAGAAAATAAGAATTCATCAGCAATGGTAATGCCTTTTTATCAGAATAAAAGTGTGGGAATTGGCTTTGTTAAGAGTTTTTAA
- a CDS encoding DUF6923 family protein — MVSGTGVALSNYPFRNLGTHYAYVKSGETIHAASSAQGIGTSGRIILTAPDGLIYTSANNAVGRIPNRAAELAGPSSTGVAGGGTYSTFNQVATNAQEGVWKIEFIAPGGTGASDPTQADIAATGNWSQTNTTTTASIAAWDVSVRNSTGWVNGRVYTNQFNFIISANFTSAKSFYGKNYVLTKDGYIYRVNNNGSNGIAFISYVNSKGFVDSTNKQTYKSLDTSTITTEGQDPRAADSAKGLTHKLFYNLPSNDLPTSSNSAAVPGGVSTWLKAPRSTATASNITFSGVDGTAGQMGEKGGNIAFDSDSHGTYVVLIESNDPNVVFPARTLTGDSDLGVNTVFWNGKDGAGNNLPITGDIPVKVSVTLKGGEVHFPYIDMEINPQGVILELLKADLSVESDVVYWDDSSISGGLASEKSNPITNLAGLSSNTNGHKWGKYTTSVTGSDNNGTGNFSFGNNKSMDTWSYVQGSTVTKTTSVNIKVADLKVSSITTDKSNLSAGDNFNIQVKVKNDGPDNVTGAPFSFILPAGFEANGTPVFTGNNCGSQDLGITYNATTRIYSSKLALPNGCEITYSFPVKVSITPPTNGSKDFTATILRPNDVTDPDATNQDINVPPTDPFYECANNGLSVACNNIKSVIVTYFNNPFACNENMYMSQNNPTQLNTVNTTTLTNLQFSPLGANSGMNFNAIGYNAIDNHIYGIKNNTGELIKFGADGSFVNLGTVSGLPTNVEYNAGEFDLTGNLYVKINVAGNILYKINVSTKTATSITLNSNITVLDFAFNKNDNHLYAVLDNIGAAQNGMLIKVSLTGTVTTIGAADPVLRSFGGMIGANGEIYGFLNSGGFYKFDITTGIRTKLSDSPSSSINDAAHCPSSPIKEFYCYNPAVTTGNTQDTKVGITLLKRASSQDSDNWPMVRKGAFMALESNTQGFVPTRIAKANLGNITKPQEGMMVYDTTDKCLKIYTGTEWKCFSTPSCP, encoded by the coding sequence TTGGTTAGCGGAACTGGGGTGGCCTTATCTAATTATCCATTTCGTAACCTTGGAACACATTATGCTTATGTAAAAAGCGGGGAAACAATTCATGCTGCTTCTAGTGCTCAAGGAATAGGTACTAGTGGTAGAATAATACTTACAGCACCGGATGGTCTGATATATACCAGTGCGAACAATGCAGTAGGCCGAATTCCTAATAGAGCTGCAGAGCTTGCTGGTCCAAGTTCAACAGGAGTTGCCGGTGGAGGTACGTATTCTACTTTTAATCAAGTAGCTACAAATGCCCAAGAGGGAGTTTGGAAAATTGAATTCATTGCACCAGGAGGTACTGGCGCATCAGATCCAACTCAAGCTGATATTGCTGCTACCGGCAATTGGTCTCAAACAAATACTACGACTACTGCAAGCATCGCAGCCTGGGATGTGTCGGTTAGAAATTCTACAGGGTGGGTAAATGGTAGAGTTTATACCAACCAGTTTAATTTTATAATTAGTGCTAATTTTACATCTGCTAAATCTTTTTATGGTAAAAACTATGTACTGACGAAAGACGGATATATCTATCGTGTAAACAATAATGGCTCTAATGGAATTGCTTTTATTTCGTATGTTAATTCTAAAGGTTTTGTAGATAGTACTAATAAACAAACCTATAAAAGTTTAGATACCTCAACCATTACTACGGAAGGCCAAGATCCTAGAGCAGCAGATAGCGCTAAGGGCTTAACTCATAAATTATTTTATAATTTACCATCAAATGATCTACCCACATCTTCCAACAGCGCAGCAGTGCCAGGTGGTGTTTCTACGTGGCTTAAAGCTCCCAGATCAACAGCTACCGCTAGTAATATAACATTTTCGGGAGTAGACGGTACGGCAGGACAAATGGGAGAAAAAGGGGGCAATATTGCTTTTGATTCAGATTCTCATGGTACTTATGTCGTTCTTATTGAAAGCAATGATCCCAATGTAGTTTTTCCTGCAAGAACATTAACAGGAGACTCTGACTTGGGAGTTAACACTGTTTTTTGGAATGGAAAAGACGGTGCCGGGAATAACCTGCCCATTACAGGCGATATCCCCGTTAAAGTAAGCGTCACCTTAAAGGGAGGAGAGGTTCATTTCCCATATATCGATATGGAAATTAACCCACAAGGTGTCATTCTTGAATTGCTAAAGGCAGATCTTTCTGTAGAATCTGATGTTGTGTATTGGGACGACTCCTCAATTTCGGGAGGTTTAGCATCAGAAAAGTCTAATCCCATTACCAATTTAGCAGGATTAAGCAGCAATACTAATGGGCATAAATGGGGAAAATACACAACTTCTGTGACAGGCTCTGATAACAATGGTACAGGTAATTTTAGTTTTGGTAATAATAAATCAATGGATACCTGGTCTTATGTTCAAGGTTCAACAGTGACTAAAACCACCAGTGTAAACATAAAAGTAGCAGACCTTAAAGTTTCATCAATTACTACTGATAAAAGCAATTTATCAGCAGGCGATAATTTTAACATTCAGGTTAAGGTAAAGAATGACGGTCCAGACAACGTTACCGGAGCACCTTTTAGTTTCATACTTCCTGCAGGCTTCGAAGCAAATGGAACCCCGGTTTTCACGGGTAACAATTGTGGGAGTCAAGATTTAGGAATTACTTATAATGCAACAACAAGAATTTATTCTTCAAAATTAGCTTTGCCTAATGGTTGCGAGATTACCTATTCTTTCCCTGTAAAAGTAAGTATAACACCTCCTACCAACGGAAGTAAAGATTTTACAGCAACCATATTGCGACCTAATGATGTTACCGATCCAGATGCAACCAATCAAGATATCAATGTTCCTCCCACAGATCCTTTCTATGAATGTGCTAATAACGGATTGAGTGTAGCTTGTAATAACATTAAATCTGTTATTGTCACTTATTTCAACAATCCGTTTGCTTGTAATGAAAACATGTATATGTCTCAAAACAATCCAACACAACTGAATACAGTTAATACAACTACCCTTACCAATTTACAATTTTCTCCATTGGGGGCTAACTCAGGAATGAATTTTAATGCAATAGGTTATAATGCTATAGATAATCATATCTATGGTATTAAAAACAATACGGGCGAGCTTATAAAATTTGGCGCTGATGGTTCGTTTGTTAACTTAGGTACTGTTTCAGGTTTACCAACCAATGTAGAGTATAATGCGGGTGAATTTGACTTAACGGGTAATTTATATGTAAAGATAAATGTAGCCGGAAACATACTTTATAAAATTAATGTAAGTACGAAAACAGCTACTTCTATAACATTGAATAGTAATATTACAGTTTTAGATTTTGCATTTAATAAAAATGACAATCATCTATATGCTGTATTAGATAATATCGGAGCTGCTCAAAACGGGATGTTGATTAAAGTTAGCCTTACGGGTACAGTAACCACTATTGGTGCTGCAGACCCTGTGTTACGTTCTTTTGGAGGAATGATTGGTGCTAATGGAGAGATTTATGGTTTCCTAAACTCTGGAGGATTTTATAAATTTGATATCACAACTGGTATCAGAACCAAGTTATCAGATTCACCTTCTTCATCGATTAATGATGCTGCCCATTGTCCTAGTTCTCCCATTAAAGAATTTTATTGCTACAACCCAGCAGTTACTACTGGAAATACTCAAGATACAAAAGTAGGAATCACATTACTAAAAAGAGCGAGTTCTCAAGATTCGGATAATTGGCCAATGGTAAGAAAAGGGGCGTTTATGGCTTTAGAATCAAACACCCAAGGTTTCGTACCGACTAGAATAGCAAAGGCGAACTTAGGAAATATCACAAAACCACAGGAAGGAATGATGGTATATGATACTACAGACAAATGTCTGAAAATCTATACAGGCACAGAATGGAAATGTTTTAGTACACCTAGTTGTCCGTAA
- a CDS encoding response regulator transcription factor — protein MKILIIEDEKELAQSVAEYLSEENYLCSFAANFREAIDKIENHEYDCIILDIMLPDGNGLEILQELKRQNKQDGVIIVSAKNAVDDRVNGLQLGADDYLTKPFHLSELMARVFSIIRRKQFENSNIIQQNELQIDLLSKTITVNREVVVLTKKEFDLLIYFVGNKNKVISKSTLAEHLSGDFADMLDNHDFVYAHVKNLKKKLYDAGCDHYLKTVYGTGYKWIN, from the coding sequence ATGAAAATACTAATCATAGAAGACGAAAAAGAACTCGCTCAAAGTGTTGCAGAATATTTATCTGAGGAGAATTATTTGTGCTCTTTTGCTGCTAATTTTCGTGAGGCAATTGATAAAATTGAAAATCATGAATACGACTGTATTATTTTAGATATTATGCTTCCTGATGGAAATGGGCTGGAGATATTACAGGAACTGAAAAGACAAAATAAACAGGATGGAGTTATAATTGTTTCTGCAAAAAATGCGGTAGATGATAGGGTAAATGGTTTGCAGCTTGGTGCTGACGATTATTTAACCAAGCCTTTTCATTTGTCTGAACTTATGGCACGGGTATTTTCTATTATCAGAAGAAAGCAGTTTGAAAATTCTAATATCATCCAGCAGAACGAATTGCAAATCGACCTTTTATCAAAGACAATAACAGTCAATAGGGAAGTTGTTGTTTTGACAAAAAAAGAGTTTGATTTATTAATTTATTTTGTTGGGAACAAAAATAAGGTAATCTCTAAAAGTACTTTAGCAGAGCATTTATCAGGAGACTTTGCAGATATGCTTGATAATCATGATTTTGTTTACGCTCATGTGAAAAATTTAAAGAAAAAACTCTATGATGCAGGTTGTGACCACTATTTGAAAACAGTTTACGGAACTGGATATAAATGGATAAACTAA
- a CDS encoding TonB-dependent receptor domain-containing protein has product MLKKIVFLLLIFVSVSFIKAQVSNVTVSGIVKDKLDKKNLAYSNIVLKKASDETFVAGTITNEEGRFSLEGIKPDNYHLEISISGYNSQNQNLFIGSLSGFIEVPIIELENSSSTKETKIEEVILTSSKKNEISSQMDKKTYSVADNISQSGGSILQSMQNLPGVTVQDGKVQLRGNDKVTVLIDGKQTALTGFGSQTGLDNIPASSIEKIEIINNPSSKYDANGNAGIINIIMKKSTKNGWNGKVGFTYGTGALWVRKENLPTIRPQYTFTPKINPSLSLNYRKNKVNLFLQADNLYTQTLNKNEFVTRTYDDGSIIKSQLKRNRNTNFLTTKAGLDWNIDSQNSLTVSGMYGSEKIIDHGDQPFFNGDFSQRLRLWQFLEDELKTTIMGTANYQHKFKEAGHLLNVGFNYTFHREDEKYFYDNYLPVSTGTDAFKLLSDEQVYDFNVDYIKPFKYGRLETGIKLRNRNIPTNMNFIPGTNSVLDVNAGGWATYKELIPAVYTNYIFETPKWEAELGIRLEYVKIQYDVNPNHPTYKSDGYNYTQPFPNMRLAYKLNDRNKFSIFYNRRVDRPNEVDIRIFPKYDDAEIIKVGNPGLRPQFTNSIELGHKYNWDNGYLYSAFYHRFVKGTITRISSIVPGSTLVYAVFQNAGKSYNSGLEMILNQKISKVYSFNINGNIYRNQINAFSVTNLYPTPNSFSAEIQKAISGNVKLNNIFKFENGFNAQFTAVYLAPDIIPQGKIGSRFSVDIGVKKSIQNGKGELFFNATDLLNTMIVKKQIQGMGFRYTSDDYYETQVIRLGYSYKF; this is encoded by the coding sequence ATGCTAAAGAAGATTGTTTTTCTTTTACTGATTTTTGTCTCGGTTAGTTTTATTAAAGCTCAGGTCTCAAATGTTACAGTCTCTGGAATTGTAAAAGATAAACTCGATAAGAAAAATCTGGCTTATAGCAATATTGTCTTGAAAAAAGCCAGCGATGAAACATTTGTTGCCGGAACGATTACCAATGAAGAAGGACGATTTTCACTTGAAGGAATAAAGCCGGATAATTATCATTTAGAAATATCAATTTCGGGATATAATTCTCAAAACCAAAATCTTTTTATAGGAAGTCTTTCTGGGTTTATTGAAGTTCCCATTATCGAATTGGAAAATTCTTCTTCAACGAAAGAAACCAAGATTGAAGAAGTTATTTTAACCTCATCGAAGAAAAATGAAATCAGCAGTCAGATGGATAAAAAGACCTATTCTGTTGCGGATAATATCAGTCAAAGTGGTGGTTCTATCTTACAATCGATGCAGAATCTTCCAGGAGTTACGGTTCAGGACGGGAAAGTTCAGTTGCGTGGAAACGATAAAGTAACGGTTTTGATTGATGGAAAACAAACCGCGCTTACAGGTTTTGGAAGCCAAACCGGATTGGATAATATTCCCGCTTCTTCCATCGAAAAAATTGAAATTATCAACAACCCTTCTTCAAAATATGATGCGAACGGAAATGCCGGAATCATCAATATTATTATGAAGAAAAGCACAAAAAACGGCTGGAACGGAAAAGTAGGTTTCACATATGGAACAGGTGCACTCTGGGTAAGAAAAGAAAACCTTCCTACGATACGACCACAATATACTTTTACGCCAAAAATTAATCCTTCTTTGTCACTTAATTACAGAAAAAACAAGGTTAATCTATTTCTTCAGGCGGATAATCTTTATACCCAGACATTGAATAAAAATGAATTTGTCACAAGAACTTACGACGATGGAAGCATCATTAAATCTCAATTAAAAAGAAACCGAAATACAAATTTCTTAACCACAAAAGCCGGGCTTGACTGGAATATTGATTCTCAAAATTCATTAACAGTTTCCGGAATGTACGGAAGCGAAAAAATTATCGACCATGGAGACCAGCCTTTTTTCAACGGTGATTTTTCACAAAGACTTCGTTTGTGGCAGTTTTTAGAAGATGAATTGAAAACGACGATTATGGGAACAGCCAATTATCAGCACAAATTCAAGGAAGCGGGGCATTTGCTGAATGTGGGGTTCAATTATACTTTTCACAGAGAAGATGAAAAATATTTTTATGATAATTATTTACCAGTTTCTACAGGAACAGATGCTTTTAAACTATTGTCGGATGAGCAGGTTTATGATTTCAATGTCGATTATATCAAACCTTTTAAGTACGGAAGACTGGAAACCGGAATTAAATTAAGAAACCGAAATATTCCCACAAATATGAATTTTATTCCCGGAACAAATTCTGTTTTGGATGTGAATGCGGGAGGCTGGGCAACTTATAAAGAATTAATCCCGGCTGTTTATACGAACTATATTTTTGAAACTCCAAAATGGGAAGCTGAATTGGGTATAAGATTAGAATATGTGAAAATTCAGTATGATGTAAACCCTAATCATCCAACTTATAAAAGTGACGGATATAATTATACGCAGCCTTTTCCGAATATGAGGTTGGCTTATAAACTGAATGATAGAAACAAATTTTCCATTTTTTACAATAGGAGAGTAGATCGACCGAATGAAGTTGATATCAGGATTTTCCCTAAATATGATGATGCTGAAATTATTAAGGTTGGAAATCCGGGATTGAGACCTCAATTTACCAATTCGATTGAATTAGGACATAAATATAATTGGGACAATGGGTATTTGTATTCTGCTTTTTATCATCGTTTTGTCAAAGGAACAATTACCAGAATTTCGAGTATTGTTCCGGGAAGTACTTTAGTGTATGCGGTATTTCAAAATGCCGGTAAAAGTTATAATTCCGGACTTGAAATGATTTTAAATCAGAAAATTTCAAAAGTTTACTCATTTAATATTAATGGAAATATTTACAGAAATCAAATTAATGCTTTTTCCGTAACCAATCTTTATCCTACTCCAAATTCTTTTTCTGCTGAAATACAAAAAGCCATATCGGGAAATGTAAAACTCAATAATATTTTCAAATTTGAGAATGGATTTAATGCTCAGTTTACCGCGGTTTATTTGGCTCCGGATATAATTCCGCAAGGAAAAATAGGTTCTAGATTTTCTGTTGATATCGGAGTTAAAAAATCCATTCAAAACGGAAAAGGGGAGTTGTTCTTTAATGCTACCGACTTGCTGAATACGATGATTGTTAAAAAGCAGATTCAGGGAATGGGTTTCCGTTACACAAGCGATGATTATTACGAAACACAGGTGATAAGATTGGGCTACAGCTATAAGTTTTAA
- a CDS encoding LTA synthase family protein yields the protein MKISNSLKKPFLGRFSALFNTLSLYLLLSFLIRVVLLIWSSKDVDFDVFYIVRAFFTGFLFDLAIGSLFLFLYGVYLLFFPKRWIGSVFDRCFTYFYLTLIFIIIYFSLLAEIPFWDEFGVRFNFIAVDYLIYTYEVVENINQSYPLPVIALVLVGLIVSTIFIFKKRNIFKNTFSDKSPISNRIQYMLPFVIIAVALGLMMKNKQADFSNNLVINELGKNGAFSFVSAFKSNELDYETFYPKLSDKEAYSVVKKSLLQENQNYVSSQFDDISRATKGNQTENPNIILIAIESFSADFLSTFGNKDNLTPNYEKLANESMFFTNLYATGTRTVRGMEALTLSVPPTPGNSIVRRPNNDNLFSVSSIVQSKNYQPYFIYGGDGYFDNMNNFFGGQGFDIVDRDRGNPLSDNIKTQRFKIEDKEVSFENAWGICDEDLYKQSIKYADKSAKTNKPFFQFVMTTSNHKPYTFPAGKIDLPQGERNGAVKYTDYALGKFINDAKSKPWFKNTVFVIVADHCASSAGKWEINIAKHHIPAIIYNLNQKPEKIERLTSQIDVMPTLFGYLGWNYNTSLYGKDINQTKIGDERAFIGNYRTLGMLKGNIFTQIDDRKRVKQFVVSGADKSLSEVKTKNNDQVAETISYYQTASERFKNGKMKMK from the coding sequence ATGAAAATATCGAATTCACTAAAGAAACCTTTTCTAGGGAGATTTTCAGCGCTTTTCAATACATTGAGTTTATATCTTCTACTCTCATTTCTGATAAGAGTAGTCCTTCTAATTTGGTCTTCAAAAGATGTAGATTTTGACGTGTTTTATATCGTTAGAGCATTTTTTACGGGATTTCTGTTTGATTTGGCGATAGGCTCGCTATTTCTTTTTTTATACGGAGTTTATCTTCTGTTCTTTCCAAAAAGATGGATCGGTTCTGTATTTGACCGATGTTTTACTTACTTTTATTTGACCTTGATTTTCATTATTATTTATTTCAGTCTTTTGGCAGAAATTCCTTTTTGGGACGAGTTTGGTGTAAGATTCAATTTTATTGCAGTAGATTATTTAATTTACACGTATGAGGTGGTTGAGAATATTAATCAGTCTTACCCTTTGCCGGTTATTGCTTTGGTTTTAGTGGGATTAATAGTCTCAACTATTTTCATTTTTAAGAAACGGAACATTTTTAAAAATACTTTTTCAGATAAAAGTCCGATTTCAAATCGTATTCAATATATGCTTCCTTTTGTAATCATCGCTGTTGCTTTAGGATTGATGATGAAAAATAAGCAAGCAGATTTTAGCAATAATTTAGTAATAAATGAATTGGGGAAAAACGGAGCCTTTTCATTTGTGTCAGCATTCAAATCAAATGAATTGGATTATGAAACATTTTATCCCAAACTTTCAGATAAGGAAGCTTATTCTGTGGTGAAAAAAAGTCTTTTACAGGAAAACCAAAATTATGTTTCGTCTCAATTTGATGATATTTCGAGAGCAACAAAAGGAAATCAAACGGAGAACCCTAATATTATCTTAATTGCCATCGAAAGTTTCAGTGCCGACTTTTTAAGTACATTCGGAAATAAAGATAATCTGACTCCGAATTATGAAAAACTGGCCAACGAAAGTATGTTTTTTACCAATTTGTATGCAACCGGAACCAGAACCGTTCGCGGTATGGAAGCGCTAACTTTATCGGTTCCTCCAACTCCCGGGAACAGTATTGTAAGAAGGCCAAATAATGATAATTTATTTTCTGTTTCATCGATTGTACAATCTAAAAATTATCAACCCTATTTCATTTACGGTGGAGATGGTTATTTTGATAATATGAATAATTTCTTTGGCGGACAGGGGTTTGATATTGTAGACAGAGACCGAGGAAACCCATTATCTGACAACATTAAAACTCAAAGATTCAAGATAGAAGATAAAGAAGTGAGCTTTGAAAATGCTTGGGGAATCTGTGATGAAGATTTGTATAAACAATCGATAAAGTATGCTGATAAAAGTGCTAAAACAAACAAACCATTTTTTCAGTTTGTAATGACGACTTCCAATCATAAACCTTATACTTTTCCGGCAGGTAAAATAGACCTTCCGCAAGGTGAAAGAAATGGCGCTGTGAAATATACAGACTATGCTTTAGGAAAATTCATCAACGATGCAAAATCAAAACCTTGGTTTAAAAATACGGTGTTTGTGATTGTTGCCGACCATTGTGCAAGCAGTGCCGGAAAATGGGAAATTAATATCGCAAAACATCATATTCCGGCAATTATTTATAACCTTAATCAAAAACCTGAAAAAATTGAAAGACTCACTTCTCAAATCGATGTGATGCCAACCTTATTTGGCTATTTGGGATGGAATTACAACACCAGTTTGTACGGAAAAGACATTAATCAAACAAAAATTGGTGACGAACGTGCATTTATTGGAAACTACAGAACTTTAGGAATGCTAAAAGGCAATATCTTCACCCAGATTGATGATAGAAAAAGAGTGAAACAATTTGTTGTTTCAGGGGCTGATAAGTCTTTATCTGAAGTGAAAACAAAAAATAATGACCAGGTTGCAGAAACAATTTCTTATTATCAAACCGCAAGTGAAAGATTTAAAAATGGAAAGATGAAAATGAAATAA